One stretch of Roseibium sp. HPY-6 DNA includes these proteins:
- a CDS encoding mannitol dehydrogenase family protein, with product MTRKLDMTVLASLPDTIAAPAFDRSALSVGIVHIGVGNFHRAHQAVYLNKLFELGESHDWAIVGAGLMPYDEAMRERLQKQDWLTTIVELDPDGLSAQVCASMIDFVEVDPAALIDRLCQSEIRIVSLTITEGGYFVDPNTGGFDVSHPEILADLENPDAPSTVFGVLVAALIRRRAAGLMPFTVMSCDNLPENGHIAKQATVGYARAMSAEDAGWIEGNVTFPSGMVDCITPATGDRERTLIRETFDVEDSAPVVCEPFRQWVLEDKFPAGRPALEKVGVEFVTDVAPYELMKLRILNGGHAAIAYPGALLGHHFVHDAMADPLIRAYLAKLETEEIVPTVPEIPGVSFTNYLATVMDRFSNAAVGDTIPRLCLDGSNRQPKFILPTIQDRIDRGLPIRGLVLETALWCLYCLGRNEAGQEIRLEDENADILREWAHTVYSEGKVDELPELFGPLCTNPAFLGEFGTAANKLQNLGAAKTLEDYLSASTA from the coding sequence ATGACAAGAAAGCTTGACATGACTGTGCTCGCTTCGCTTCCGGACACGATTGCTGCGCCGGCTTTTGACAGGTCTGCCCTGTCAGTCGGCATCGTTCATATCGGTGTCGGCAATTTTCATCGCGCCCACCAGGCCGTCTATCTGAACAAATTGTTCGAACTGGGTGAAAGCCATGACTGGGCGATCGTCGGCGCGGGTCTCATGCCCTACGATGAGGCCATGCGCGAACGGCTTCAAAAACAGGATTGGCTGACAACGATCGTTGAGCTGGATCCGGATGGTTTGAGCGCGCAGGTGTGTGCCTCGATGATCGATTTCGTTGAAGTTGATCCGGCTGCACTGATCGACCGGCTTTGCCAGTCCGAGATCCGGATCGTTTCGCTGACCATTACGGAGGGCGGCTATTTTGTCGATCCGAATACCGGCGGCTTCGACGTTTCGCATCCCGAGATCCTGGCTGACCTTGAAAATCCGGATGCGCCTTCGACGGTCTTCGGTGTCCTTGTTGCTGCGCTGATCCGAAGGCGTGCGGCTGGACTGATGCCGTTTACGGTCATGTCCTGCGACAACCTTCCTGAAAACGGGCACATTGCCAAACAGGCAACTGTCGGATACGCCCGCGCAATGTCAGCCGAGGACGCCGGCTGGATCGAGGGCAACGTGACCTTTCCAAGCGGGATGGTGGATTGCATCACTCCGGCGACGGGCGATCGTGAACGCACGCTCATCCGCGAAACCTTCGACGTAGAGGACTCCGCACCCGTTGTCTGCGAGCCGTTCAGGCAGTGGGTTCTGGAAGACAAGTTTCCGGCTGGCCGCCCGGCCCTGGAAAAGGTCGGCGTGGAATTTGTGACGGATGTCGCACCCTATGAATTGATGAAGTTGCGGATCCTGAACGGCGGTCACGCAGCCATCGCCTATCCTGGCGCTCTGCTCGGACACCACTTCGTGCATGATGCCATGGCCGATCCTCTCATTCGCGCCTACCTTGCCAAACTAGAAACGGAAGAAATAGTCCCGACGGTCCCGGAAATACCAGGGGTCAGCTTCACGAATTATCTGGCAACGGTCATGGACAGGTTCTCGAACGCTGCGGTCGGAGACACGATCCCGCGTCTGTGTCTCGATGGATCGAACCGTCAGCCGAAGTTCATTCTGCCGACCATACAGGATCGCATTGACCGCGGTCTGCCAATCAGGGGCCTTGTCCTGGAAACAGCCTTGTGGTGCCTCTATTGCCTTGGACGCAACGAGGCGGGGCAAGAGATCCGTCTGGAAGACGAAAACGCTGACATTCTCAGAGAATGGGCGCACACCGTCTATTCGGAAGGCAAGGTCGACGAGCTGCCGGAACTGTTTGGCCCATTATGCACCAACCCGGCATTTCTCGGCGAGTTTGGAACCGCTGCGAACAAGCTGCAAAACTTGGGAGCTGCCAAAACGCTGGAGGATTATCTCTCCGCGTCAACCGCATAA
- a CDS encoding TlpA disulfide reductase family protein — protein sequence MIRLSRREILAGSAAVAIAGTPALAEEVNLRALGLAEPAFSVDAELNIPDLTGAVHQLEDYRGKTVVVSFWATWCPPCRKEMPTLARLGRELGSDDYAVLAVNIGDRQDKIQAFLDEIEHEGMSILMDSDKEMPSKWSLRGLPVTYIIDANGDVALGAIGERIWDSPEMIAGIRSVGGTS from the coding sequence ATGATCAGGTTGAGCAGGCGGGAAATTCTGGCAGGAAGTGCGGCGGTCGCAATTGCAGGAACGCCGGCATTGGCCGAAGAGGTCAATTTGCGGGCGCTCGGGCTCGCCGAACCTGCCTTTAGCGTTGATGCAGAACTCAACATTCCGGATCTCACCGGTGCCGTTCATCAACTGGAAGATTATCGCGGCAAAACAGTTGTGGTCTCCTTTTGGGCGACCTGGTGCCCGCCTTGCCGTAAGGAAATGCCGACGCTTGCGCGACTGGGGCGTGAACTGGGGTCCGATGATTATGCTGTCCTTGCGGTGAATATCGGCGACCGTCAGGACAAGATCCAGGCTTTCCTTGATGAGATCGAGCATGAGGGCATGTCCATCCTGATGGATAGTGACAAGGAGATGCCGTCCAAGTGGTCTCTGCGCGGCCTGCCGGTAACCTACATCATCGATGCAAATGGTGATGTTGCTCTGGGCGCCATCGGCGAAAGGATTTGGGATTCCCCGGAAATGATCGCCGGTATCAGATCCGTCGGTGGCACGTCATGA
- a CDS encoding UTRA domain-containing protein, producing MTLTDTNSWTGIREVLLRRIHDRFWQPGEQIPHEADLAEEFGCARTTVNRALRDLAESGLVVRKRRAGTRVAVNPPQRATLTIPIIREEVESLGGSYRHSVLQRDLRPLPPMLHGAFQVSLGDDVLFLKTLHFSNERPYAFEERYINLDSAPAARDLSFNDVSANEWLVHNAPYSHGDLSFFAVNADETLSAKLDAAVGTALFAMERITWTGEQPITHVRMIFAPGYRMRTEI from the coding sequence GTGACGCTGACAGATACGAATTCCTGGACCGGCATCCGCGAAGTCCTCCTGCGGCGCATACACGACAGGTTTTGGCAGCCGGGAGAACAGATCCCGCATGAAGCCGATCTCGCGGAGGAATTCGGCTGTGCACGCACGACGGTCAACCGCGCGCTCAGGGATCTTGCCGAAAGCGGTCTTGTCGTGCGCAAACGGCGTGCCGGAACCCGTGTTGCCGTCAACCCGCCGCAGCGGGCAACGCTGACAATACCGATCATTCGGGAAGAGGTGGAATCGCTCGGCGGATCCTACAGGCACTCAGTGCTTCAGCGTGATCTGAGGCCTTTGCCTCCAATGCTGCACGGGGCATTCCAGGTGTCGCTCGGCGACGACGTTCTCTTTCTGAAGACGCTGCATTTTTCGAACGAACGCCCTTACGCCTTCGAGGAGCGGTACATCAATCTGGATTCCGCGCCCGCGGCACGCGATCTGTCTTTCAACGATGTCAGCGCGAACGAGTGGCTGGTGCACAACGCGCCCTACAGTCACGGCGACTTGTCATTCTTTGCCGTCAACGCCGATGAGACACTGTCGGCAAAGCTGGACGCGGCTGTTGGCACCGCGCTCTTTGCCATGGAACGCATCACCTGGACGGGTGAGCAACCGATCACGCATGTGCGGATGATTTTCGCACCCGGCTACCGGATGCGAACCGAAATATGA
- a CDS encoding formimidoylglutamate deiminase — MSTISGAHIFAKKALLPDGWAENVAITVSDDGHISSMQRDTVPAGNSVGILLPAPANLHSHAFQRAMAGMSERRGQEAHDSFWTWREIMFRFLDVLTPEDIGSIAAFVQMEMLEAGYASIGEFHYLHHQPGGTPYANLAELSDRIIEAAEKTGIGLTLLPVLYQHGGCDRRPLAPGQVRFGNDPDRFAMLFELAAGTMSRLPEDAVLGVAPHSLRAVDEDGLTAAIALAGDRPLHMHLAEQVAEVEEVIAARGTRPVEWLLRNAPVSENWCLIHCTQMLPEETAALAKTGAVAGLCPITESSLGDGIFDGVRYTENDGKFGIGSDSNIRISLSEELRTLEYSQRLRDKCRASIATPEKSTGRVLFEKVALGGAQAIGRKAGALATGGFADLVALDEKAIDLEGREGDEILDAYIFAGDDRMITDVWSAGRHVVREGKHVKGDAIRAAYRKTVAALRMRL; from the coding sequence ATGTCGACGATCTCCGGAGCGCATATTTTTGCGAAGAAGGCGCTTTTGCCGGACGGGTGGGCTGAGAATGTCGCGATCACCGTTTCAGACGACGGACACATATCTTCGATGCAGCGAGATACTGTGCCGGCCGGCAACAGCGTCGGCATCCTGCTTCCGGCCCCCGCCAACCTGCACAGCCATGCGTTTCAACGGGCCATGGCCGGGATGAGCGAGCGCCGCGGACAAGAAGCACACGACAGTTTCTGGACCTGGCGGGAGATCATGTTCCGGTTTCTGGATGTGCTGACCCCGGAGGATATCGGCTCGATCGCCGCCTTTGTACAAATGGAAATGCTCGAGGCAGGTTATGCTTCGATCGGTGAATTCCATTATCTCCACCATCAGCCGGGCGGAACGCCTTATGCAAATCTCGCGGAATTGAGCGACAGGATCATCGAGGCTGCCGAAAAGACAGGGATTGGCCTGACTCTCCTTCCTGTCCTCTACCAGCATGGCGGTTGCGACCGGCGTCCGCTTGCACCCGGACAAGTCCGTTTCGGCAACGACCCCGATCGCTTCGCAATGTTGTTTGAGTTGGCAGCGGGGACAATGAGTCGCTTGCCTGAAGATGCGGTTCTCGGCGTCGCGCCGCATTCGCTTCGAGCGGTTGATGAGGACGGCCTGACAGCTGCGATCGCGCTCGCCGGCGACAGGCCGCTGCATATGCATCTTGCCGAACAGGTTGCCGAAGTCGAGGAGGTCATTGCTGCACGTGGCACGCGACCGGTAGAGTGGCTTCTTCGCAATGCTCCTGTCTCTGAGAACTGGTGCCTGATTCACTGCACGCAGATGCTGCCTGAGGAGACGGCTGCGCTTGCAAAGACCGGTGCGGTTGCAGGGCTTTGTCCCATCACTGAATCAAGCCTGGGTGACGGCATCTTCGATGGTGTCCGCTACACGGAAAATGATGGGAAATTCGGGATCGGATCGGACTCCAATATTCGCATCTCACTCTCGGAAGAATTGCGCACGCTGGAATATTCGCAGCGCCTCCGGGACAAGTGCAGAGCCTCGATTGCGACGCCGGAAAAATCGACAGGGCGTGTCCTGTTTGAGAAAGTCGCCTTGGGTGGTGCACAGGCAATCGGGCGCAAGGCAGGTGCTCTCGCAACAGGTGGTTTCGCGGACCTTGTCGCGCTGGATGAAAAGGCCATCGACCTGGAGGGCCGTGAGGGCGATGAAATCCTGGATGCTTACATCTTCGCAGGTGATGACAGGATGATCACCGATGTCTGGTCCGCCGGCAGGCATGTTGTTCGTGAGGGAAAACATGTAAAAGGCGACGCAATCCGTGCAGCTTACCGCAAGACAGTGGCTGCGTTGCGGATGAGACTGTAA
- the hutI gene encoding imidazolonepropionase has translation MLDTGSPYGLIENGILALEGGKISWVGAGTELPPEYSSWAVEDLGGRLVTPGLIDCHTHVVFGGDRAREFEMRLEGASYEEVAKAGGGIISTVKATRTASEDELLAEALTRVDALIAEGVTALEIKSGYGLDVETELRMLRTARKIGEVRPVLVRTSFLGAHAIPPEYKGRADAYLDEVCLPALAAAHDEGLVDAVDGFCEGIAFTPDQIARVFEKAKELGLPVKLHAEQLSNLGGTALAASYGALSADHLEYLDEAGVSALKESGSVAVLLPGAFYTLRETQLPPLDLLRRYKVAVALATDCNPGSSPLASLLLTMNVGCTLFRMTPEEALAGVTREAAKALDLGDRGTLEACNCADLAIWNVRHPAELSYRIGFNALEKRLFGGLE, from the coding sequence ATGCTGGATACCGGCTCGCCCTATGGCTTGATAGAAAACGGAATTCTTGCGCTCGAGGGCGGCAAAATCTCCTGGGTGGGCGCCGGGACAGAACTCCCGCCGGAGTATTCGTCTTGGGCTGTGGAGGATCTTGGCGGACGTTTGGTTACGCCGGGTCTGATCGACTGTCACACACATGTGGTTTTTGGCGGCGACCGGGCCCGGGAATTCGAAATGCGTCTTGAAGGCGCATCCTATGAAGAGGTAGCGAAGGCGGGTGGCGGCATTATCTCCACGGTCAAGGCAACCCGCACGGCAAGCGAAGATGAGCTCCTTGCGGAAGCCCTCACCCGGGTCGATGCCCTGATCGCAGAAGGCGTCACGGCACTTGAAATCAAGTCCGGCTACGGCCTCGATGTTGAAACCGAGTTGCGCATGCTGCGGACGGCGAGAAAGATCGGCGAAGTTCGGCCGGTGCTGGTCCGTACGAGTTTCCTCGGCGCACATGCTATACCACCGGAATACAAGGGCCGCGCCGACGCTTATCTTGATGAGGTTTGCCTGCCCGCCTTGGCAGCCGCCCATGACGAAGGACTTGTCGATGCAGTCGACGGGTTCTGTGAGGGCATCGCTTTTACGCCGGACCAGATCGCACGGGTGTTCGAAAAGGCGAAAGAGCTCGGCCTTCCGGTTAAACTCCATGCCGAGCAGCTTTCCAATCTCGGTGGCACAGCCCTGGCTGCTAGCTATGGTGCCTTGTCTGCCGATCATCTTGAATATCTGGATGAAGCCGGTGTTAGTGCGCTGAAAGAAAGCGGCAGTGTTGCCGTTCTTCTGCCCGGTGCGTTCTACACTCTGAGGGAAACACAGCTACCGCCTCTTGATCTGTTGCGCCGATACAAGGTCGCAGTCGCGCTCGCCACTGACTGCAATCCCGGTTCCTCTCCCCTCGCCTCGCTTTTGCTGACGATGAACGTGGGTTGCACATTGTTCCGCATGACCCCGGAAGAAGCGCTGGCAGGAGTGACGCGAGAAGCCGCGAAAGCTCTTGATCTCGGCGACCGCGGCACGCTTGAGGCTTGTAACTGCGCCGATCTGGCCATCTGGAACGTCCGGCATCCGGCAGAACTGAGCTACAGGATCGGCTTCAATGCGCTGGAAAAACGTCTTTTCGGAGGCCTGGAATGA
- the hutH gene encoding histidine ammonia-lyase translates to MKALTLTPGLVNLADLEHVYREEAAVRVDRAAEPAIRQAAERVAKAARGSDAVYGVNTGFGKLASVKIAADDTETLQRNLILSHCCGVGEPLDRTTTRLMMVLKLLSLGRGASGVRLEVLQLIEACLDKGVTPVIPSQGSVGASGDLAPLAHMTAVLIGEGEAIFEGNRLAGAEALAKAGLEPIVLGPKEGLGLINGTQFSTACALVGLFDAWRLAEATLVTASLSTDAIMGSTAPLLAGIHELRGHRGQIEVARIMRDIMTGSQIRESHREGDTRVQDPYCIRCQPQVAGACVDLLRMAATTLEIEANAATDNPLVLVDVDRIVSGGNFHAEPVAFAADQIALAVAELGAISQRRIALMVDPTLSFDLPPFLAKDPGLNSGMMIAEVTTAALMSENKHLANPCSTDSTPTSANQEDHVSMAAHGARRLHRMTANLSHILGVELLCAIAGIEHRAPLETSPALQSVIARLREEVPALEEDRYLAPDLETAADLVRSRVLVSVLSNEHMIKLGAADAAG, encoded by the coding sequence ATGAAAGCGCTCACGCTGACCCCCGGCCTGGTGAACCTCGCCGATCTGGAACATGTCTACCGCGAAGAAGCCGCTGTGCGCGTTGACCGCGCAGCTGAACCCGCCATCCGGCAGGCCGCCGAACGCGTTGCAAAGGCAGCTCGGGGTAGCGATGCCGTCTACGGTGTCAACACCGGCTTTGGAAAACTTGCAAGCGTCAAGATCGCCGCTGATGACACGGAAACTCTCCAGCGCAATCTGATCCTGTCTCACTGTTGCGGGGTCGGTGAACCGCTCGACCGCACCACGACCCGTCTGATGATGGTCCTGAAACTTCTGTCGCTGGGGCGCGGGGCTTCCGGCGTACGGCTCGAGGTTTTGCAGCTGATAGAAGCCTGCCTGGATAAAGGCGTCACGCCCGTCATTCCGTCGCAAGGGTCTGTCGGGGCTTCAGGTGATCTTGCGCCGCTTGCGCATATGACGGCCGTGCTGATCGGCGAAGGCGAAGCGATCTTTGAAGGCAACCGTCTTGCTGGCGCGGAAGCGCTCGCAAAAGCCGGTCTTGAGCCGATCGTGCTCGGCCCGAAGGAAGGCCTTGGCCTGATCAACGGAACGCAATTCTCGACCGCTTGTGCGCTTGTCGGATTGTTTGACGCCTGGCGGCTGGCAGAAGCAACGCTCGTCACGGCAAGCTTGTCGACCGACGCCATCATGGGCTCGACCGCCCCACTTCTTGCCGGCATTCACGAACTGCGCGGTCATCGCGGCCAGATTGAAGTCGCCCGGATCATGCGGGACATCATGACAGGGTCCCAGATCAGGGAAAGCCATCGCGAAGGCGACACACGCGTTCAGGATCCTTATTGCATCCGCTGCCAGCCGCAGGTTGCCGGTGCGTGCGTTGATCTCTTGCGTATGGCCGCGACAACGCTTGAGATCGAAGCCAACGCGGCAACCGACAATCCGCTCGTGCTCGTCGATGTCGACCGGATTGTGTCAGGTGGAAATTTTCATGCTGAACCGGTTGCCTTTGCCGCCGACCAGATCGCACTCGCTGTCGCCGAACTCGGCGCTATTTCCCAGCGCCGGATCGCGCTGATGGTTGACCCGACGCTCTCCTTCGACCTGCCACCGTTCCTCGCCAAGGATCCCGGTCTCAATTCAGGCATGATGATCGCCGAGGTCACGACGGCAGCACTCATGAGCGAGAACAAGCACTTGGCCAATCCCTGCTCGACGGACTCCACACCGACCAGCGCCAATCAGGAAGACCATGTGTCCATGGCGGCGCATGGTGCCCGCCGTCTTCACCGGATGACCGCCAACCTGTCGCATATTCTCGGCGTCGAACTTCTATGCGCCATCGCAGGTATCGAACACCGTGCGCCCCTGGAAACCAGTCCCGCTCTTCAGTCGGTCATCGCGAGATTACGCGAGGAAGTGCCCGCGCTTGAAGAAGACCGCTATCTGGCACCCGATCTTGAAACCGCTGCAGACCTTGTCCGCTCAAGGGTTCTTGTGTCGGTTTTGTCGAACGAGCACATGATCAAACTGGGGGCAGCCGATGCAGCCGGTTGA
- the hutG gene encoding N-formylglutamate deformylase — MQPVEVTSGDGPVVLGLPHSGTFVPDEIWQQLNPLGQKLADTDWHVDRLYSGLLPRATMVRANFHRYVIDANRDPEGISLYPGQNTTTLCPTTDFDGTPIYREDAAPDKAEIEARRIAWHAPYHAALAAELNRVRAKHGIAILYDCHSIRSVVPFLFEGTLPDFNVGTNNGATCAPEIEAAVYRHVKDAEGYASVLNGRFKGGWTTRHYGRPKEGFHAIQMELAQRTHLTVEDQPFDYDEREAQRLRSHLQTILSALEALAPALAEKQEDRGNAS, encoded by the coding sequence ATGCAGCCGGTTGAGGTCACGAGTGGGGACGGCCCCGTTGTCCTGGGTCTTCCGCATTCAGGCACTTTCGTGCCGGACGAGATCTGGCAACAGCTTAACCCACTCGGACAAAAGCTTGCCGATACGGACTGGCATGTCGACCGGCTCTATTCCGGTCTTCTGCCTCGCGCGACGATGGTTCGGGCGAACTTTCACCGCTATGTCATCGACGCCAACCGCGATCCGGAAGGCATAAGCCTTTACCCCGGCCAGAACACGACCACGTTGTGCCCGACGACCGACTTTGATGGCACGCCGATTTACCGCGAAGACGCAGCACCGGACAAAGCGGAAATCGAAGCGCGCCGGATTGCCTGGCACGCGCCGTATCACGCGGCGCTCGCAGCGGAACTGAACCGGGTCAGGGCAAAGCACGGCATTGCCATTCTCTATGACTGTCATTCGATCCGTTCCGTCGTACCGTTCCTGTTCGAGGGCACGCTACCTGACTTCAATGTGGGCACCAACAACGGGGCGACCTGCGCACCGGAGATCGAAGCGGCGGTTTATCGGCATGTGAAAGACGCTGAAGGTTACGCGTCGGTTCTGAATGGCCGCTTCAAGGGTGGCTGGACAACACGGCATTATGGGCGCCCCAAAGAGGGTTTTCATGCCATCCAGATGGAGCTTGCCCAACGGACGCATCTGACCGTCGAAGACCAGCCTTTTGACTACGACGAACGCGAGGCACAGCGCCTGCGCAGTCACTTGCAGACCATTTTAAGTGCGCTTGAAGCTTTGGCGCCGGCACTTGCAGAAAAACAAGAAGATCGAGGGAACGCATCATGA
- the hutU gene encoding urocanate hydratase codes for MNDRRHNARDVYPPTGPELNAKSWLTEAPLRMLMNNLHPDVAENPHELVVYGGIGRAARTWDDFDRIVSGLKQLNEDETLLVQSGKPVGIFKTHKDAPRVLIANSNLVPNWANWDHFHELDKKGLAMYGQMTAGSWIYIGTQGIVQGTYETFMEAGRQHYGGNLKGRWILTGGLGGMGGAQPLAAVMAGACCLAVECDEKSADFRLRTRYVDEKTHSLDEALALIDRWTKAGEAKSVALIGNAADVFPELVRRGVKPDIVTDQTSAHDPINGYLPQGWSVAEWRAKAENDPKAVEKAARASMKVHVAAMVDFWNQGVPTLDYGNNIRQVALEEGLENAFAFPGFVPAYIRPLFCRGIGPFRWCALSGDPEDIYKTDAKVKEMIPDDPHLHNWLDMARERISFQGLPARICWVGLGQRHRLGLAFNEMVRTGELKAPVVIGRDHLDSGSVASPNRETESMKDGSDAVSDWPLLNALLNTASGATWVSLHHGGGVGMGFSQHSGMVICCDGSEDADRRIARVLWNDPATGVMRHADAGYEIALECAKEQGLNLPGILEE; via the coding sequence ATGAATGATCGCCGCCATAACGCCCGCGACGTCTATCCGCCGACCGGGCCGGAGCTGAACGCCAAGTCATGGCTGACCGAAGCGCCGCTGCGCATGCTCATGAACAACCTCCATCCCGATGTTGCCGAAAACCCGCATGAGCTGGTGGTCTATGGGGGGATCGGCCGCGCCGCGCGCACCTGGGACGACTTCGACCGGATTGTCTCCGGCCTGAAACAACTCAATGAAGACGAAACGCTGCTCGTTCAGTCCGGCAAACCGGTTGGCATTTTCAAAACGCACAAGGATGCGCCACGCGTTCTCATCGCCAATTCGAACCTCGTACCGAACTGGGCAAACTGGGATCACTTTCACGAGCTCGACAAGAAGGGTCTGGCCATGTACGGCCAGATGACGGCCGGTTCCTGGATCTATATCGGTACCCAGGGCATTGTTCAGGGCACCTATGAAACCTTCATGGAAGCCGGCCGCCAGCACTATGGCGGGAACCTCAAGGGCCGCTGGATCCTGACCGGAGGTCTTGGCGGCATGGGCGGTGCACAACCTCTTGCAGCCGTCATGGCCGGCGCCTGCTGTCTCGCGGTTGAGTGCGACGAAAAGAGCGCCGATTTCCGACTGCGAACTCGCTATGTCGATGAAAAGACCCACTCGCTCGATGAAGCCCTCGCACTGATTGACCGCTGGACGAAGGCTGGCGAAGCGAAGTCCGTCGCCCTGATCGGCAATGCCGCCGATGTTTTCCCTGAATTGGTCAGGCGTGGTGTAAAACCGGACATCGTCACGGATCAGACCTCTGCGCACGACCCCATCAACGGCTACCTGCCACAAGGCTGGAGCGTGGCCGAATGGCGGGCGAAGGCGGAGAATGATCCGAAGGCAGTTGAGAAAGCCGCGCGCGCGTCCATGAAAGTCCATGTCGCCGCCATGGTCGACTTCTGGAACCAGGGCGTGCCGACACTCGATTATGGCAACAACATCCGTCAGGTTGCGCTTGAGGAAGGTCTGGAAAATGCGTTCGCATTCCCCGGCTTTGTGCCTGCCTATATCCGACCCCTGTTCTGCCGGGGTATTGGGCCCTTCCGCTGGTGTGCGCTCTCCGGCGACCCGGAAGACATCTACAAGACCGACGCCAAGGTGAAGGAGATGATCCCGGACGATCCGCACCTTCACAACTGGCTCGACATGGCGCGGGAGCGCATCTCCTTCCAGGGCCTGCCCGCAAGGATCTGCTGGGTCGGCCTGGGCCAGCGCCACCGTCTCGGTCTGGCCTTCAACGAAATGGTCCGCACGGGCGAGCTGAAGGCACCCGTTGTTATCGGACGCGATCACCTGGATTCCGGCTCAGTGGCGTCGCCAAACCGGGAAACGGAATCCATGAAGGATGGATCGGACGCTGTGTCCGACTGGCCATTGCTGAATGCCCTGCTCAACACCGCCTCCGGGGCGACCTGGGTGTCGTTGCACCATGGCGGCGGTGTCGGCATGGGATTTTCACAGCATTCCGGCATGGTCATCTGCTGCGACGGCAGCGAAGATGCCGACAGACGGATTGCACGCGTTCTTTGGAACGACCCGGCCACCGGCGTCATGCGCCACGCCGATGCCGGATACGAGATCGCGCTTGAATGCGCGAAAGAACAGGGGCTGAACCTGCCGGGCATTCTGGAGGAATAA
- a CDS encoding TRAP transporter substrate-binding protein: protein MKRRDFLKAGAAGTAAVTTAALASPAIAQDIRQWRMVTAWPKNLPGPGVAAQMLADRITALSGGRIEVKLFAAGEIVPGNGVFDAVGQGTAELYHAVPAYWGSKSKGILLFGSQPFGLTAPEQAGWLIHGGGQPLYDEIYARFNLKPFLCGNSGPQWAGWFRTEINSVDDLKGLKFRSTGLASEMCSKLGMAVQAMSGPAMFQALQSGALDAGEFIGPWTDSALGYYQIAKNYYWPGVGEPSSAEECAVNLEAYNDLPDDLKAAVSQACASLYNDVLTEYNTKHAQALTQLVNEHDVMVRKLPDDVIVAMGNAAGEVIADLRASDDELVKRITESFLAYRTLMHEYMPYADNGQMNARLLDYKYD from the coding sequence ATGAAAAGACGTGATTTTCTAAAAGCCGGCGCGGCCGGAACCGCAGCTGTCACGACCGCTGCATTGGCATCGCCTGCCATTGCCCAGGACATTCGTCAATGGCGCATGGTCACGGCGTGGCCAAAGAATCTTCCGGGCCCGGGCGTTGCCGCACAGATGCTTGCCGATCGCATCACTGCGCTGTCCGGCGGGCGCATCGAGGTCAAATTGTTCGCCGCCGGAGAAATCGTTCCGGGCAATGGCGTCTTCGATGCTGTCGGCCAGGGTACGGCAGAGCTTTATCACGCCGTTCCCGCTTATTGGGGGTCCAAGTCAAAAGGGATCCTGCTCTTTGGGTCGCAGCCCTTTGGCCTGACAGCACCGGAACAGGCCGGTTGGCTGATCCATGGCGGCGGACAGCCGCTCTATGACGAAATCTATGCCCGCTTCAACCTGAAGCCATTCCTTTGCGGCAACTCCGGCCCGCAATGGGCAGGCTGGTTCCGGACTGAAATCAACAGCGTCGACGACCTGAAAGGCCTGAAATTCCGCTCCACCGGCCTTGCATCCGAAATGTGCTCCAAGCTCGGCATGGCAGTGCAGGCCATGAGCGGTCCGGCCATGTTCCAGGCACTCCAGTCTGGCGCGCTCGACGCCGGCGAATTCATCGGCCCCTGGACAGACAGCGCGCTCGGCTACTACCAGATTGCCAAGAATTACTATTGGCCCGGCGTCGGCGAGCCGTCCTCTGCCGAAGAATGTGCGGTCAATCTGGAGGCCTACAACGACCTTCCGGATGACTTGAAGGCAGCTGTGTCGCAGGCCTGCGCCAGCCTCTACAATGACGTTCTCACCGAATACAACACCAAGCACGCGCAGGCACTGACCCAGCTCGTCAACGAACATGATGTCATGGTGCGCAAACTGCCGGACGACGTCATCGTTGCAATGGGCAACGCCGCCGGTGAAGTGATCGCAGACCTGCGCGCAAGCGACGACGAACTGGTCAAGCGCATCACGGAAAGCTTCCTCGCCTATCGGACCTTGATGCACGAATACATGCCCTACGCCGACAACGGGCAGATGAACGCCCGCCTGCTCGACTACAAGTACGACTGA